The candidate division KSB1 bacterium genome includes the window AAGACAGTTGGACCGCACTCGATGATCGTGTTGGACGGAATTTTGATTTTTGACAATGTAGAACTTCGCAACCTGATGGATATAAAAGTTTACGTGGACACGGATCCTGATATCAGGGTTATTCGGCGTTTAAAGCGTGATATTCTTGAACGTGGCCGCTCCCTGGAGTCCGTCATCGAGCAGTATGAGCAGAGCGTGCGGCCCATGCATTTACAATTTGTTGAACCTTCGAAAAGATATGCGGATATTATTGTGCCCGAAGGGGGATATAATAAAGTCGCAATTGATTTAATAAAAACCAAAATTGAAGCTTTGCTGAACGAGTAAAGCACCGCGAGTTATCAAACAGTAATGATCGACATGACCCAGTTTACAGCAACACGAAGCATTAACGCACCGATTGACTTGGTTTTCAAAACAGTATCGGATATCAATAATTTTTCAAAAGCAATCCCTGATATCATAAATGTTGAATTTCTATCAGATGTTAAATCAGGTATCGGGACCCGTTTTCGTGAAACCCGCTTGATGAATGGCAAAGAAGCGATGACGGAATTAGAGGTAACAGAATTTGTCGAAAATGATCATGTTCGGATGGTGACTGATAGTCATGGGGCCGTATGGGATTCGGCGTTTACTGTTAAAAGAGTAGATGGCCACACCGAACTAACCCTGGTCATGGATGCGAGACCGCATAAATTCATGCAAAAAATGATGATTCCCATGATAAAAGGCATGATTTCAAAAGCACTTGAAAAGGATATGGATGCTGTGAAAACCTATTGTGAAAAATGATAGTACCTGGGCAAATTCACGAACCAACAAACGGAGATTCAAAATGCTTAACGTCGTTACGAAAGATTTAGGATGGATTGAAGTCATCACCGGCAGCATGTTCAGCGGAAAATCCGAAGAGCTGATTCGTCGCCTGAGACGGGCGCAAATTGCACAACAGGAAGTTGCGATATTTAAGCCGCAGATCGATACCAGGTATTCGAGTAATCACATTGTTTCTCATAATGAACAGAAGATTCCGTCCGTTGCAGTCAAAGACGTTGCCGAAATCTTCGAGAAATCAAAAGATGCCAAAGTCATCGGAATCGACGAAGGTCAATTTTTTGGTCCGGAATTGGTCGGCGTCTGTCAACAGCTTGCCTTTCAAGGGAAGCGGGTGATCGTTGCCGGGTTGGACCAGGATTACCTGGGACAGCCGTTTGAGCCCATGCCGCAGATGCTGGCCATTGCCGAGTCAATCACAAAAACCCTGGCGATTTGCGTCAAATGCGGCAACCCGGCAAATCGCACACAGAGAATAACCCAGGACAAGGGTAGGGTTTTGGTCGGTGCCACCGATATTTACGAAGCAAGATGCCGTACTTGTTATGAACCACCGGAAGAAGCTGAATAATTGAATAGACTGTAATAGCCGAAGTGGCCACACTTCTGGTTCGATAAGCCTAGAACTCAGGCGAGTTCTGCAACACTGTATATAAGAATAATTGAAACCTAAAGGAGGGAGACACAAATGGAACGTCTTATCAGTGTTTTCGGATGTTTTGTACTGATTGGAATTGCCTGGCTGCTTTCAAATAATAAGCGGCAGATTAATTATCGGGTGGTCGTTTGGGGGTTGTTACTGCAATTGGTTTTTGCAGTGATTATTCTTAAAACCGGCCCGGGACAGGCGGTATTTTTCTATGCCAAGGCAGTGATTACCAAGCTGCTCAGTTTCACGGATATCGGCGCCGAGTTTCTCTTCGGTAACCTGTATCGCGGCGATCCCGGCGTTGTCAAAGGGTTGGAGGAAGTTTCTCCGCGCCAAGGTTTGCCTCCAGGCCCTTTTCAACTCTGGAGTCCGGAAACAAAATCATTTGTCAATATTGGAATCTCGTTTGCAATGCACGTTCTGCCGACGATCATCTTTTTTGCGTCATTGATGTCGATTTTGTACCACATCGGAGTCATGCAAAAACTCGTGCAGGGAGTCGCCTGGGTGATGGCAAAATTTTTGGGTACGAGTGGGGCCGAGAGTCTTTCCGTTGCTTCCAATATTTTTGTCGGACAAACTGAAGCGCCTCTGGTCATCCGGCCGTTTGTTGCAAAGATGACCCAGTCTGAGCTGATGGCGGTTATGTGCGGCGGCTTTGCGACTATTGCCGGAGGAGTGATGGCGGCTTATGTTCGCTTTGGCGCAGACGCGGGACACCTCATGGCCGCCAGTGTGATGTCGGCGCCAGCCGCTTTGGTGATGGCGAAAATTATTTTCCCGGAAACCGAGCAGCCCGAAACTGCCGGAACCGCAGAGATAAGCGTAGAAAAAAATACCGTCAATGTCGTTGATGCGGCAGCCACCGGCGCCGCCGACGGCCTTAAATTGGCACTGAATGTCGGCGCAATGCTTCTCGCTTTTTATGCTTTGATTCATTTGTTGGATTTTAGTTTCATAAAAATTAGTTCAATTTTTGGTCTGGAGGAATTTGGCCTGAAGAAAATGCTGGGGTACGCATTCGCCCCGTTGGCTTTAGTCATGGGTGTTGAAACCGCCGATGTTTTGAACTTCGGTTATCTTTTGGGCACGAAGATTTCCCTGAATGAATTTGTCGCTTTTGTGCAATTAGGTGAGTTGAAAGAGACTTTGTCACCAAGATCATTTACCATCGGTACTTACGCTTTGTGCGGGTTTGCTAACTTTAGCTCTATCGCAATTCAAATCGGCGGCATTGGCAGCATTGCGCCGGAACGAAAAGGGGATCTGGCCAGGCTTGGTTTAAAAGCGATGATCGGTGGCGCCCTGGCTTCCTTTTTGACTGCTACAATTGCGGGGATTTTGATTTAAAGGAAGGAAGTCTTTAATTCTGTTTCTAATCCCATCAAATACCAAAAGAAGATAAAATGGCGAGTACTCCACCCATTTAACCCAGGAGGTTTCCTGCCAAATTCCGGTTTTAGAAGAGTCAATTAAAATCCAGTAAGACAACCCGGCCAATCCTGTCAGCAAAAGCCAGGCGCGATTCGGCACAACTACGAGAAAAGGCAGCAGCCAGCACAGGTACCACGGGTGTGCAGTCGGGCTGAGCAGAAAAAATGCGCCAAAAAAAATCAGACCAAGCTTAAAAATCCACACATTCCCCTCTTTTTCAAAGTCTTTTTTAAATCTAAAAATGAAGTAAACAAACAGGCTTACGAAAATAACGCCAATGATTCGTTTTGAAAACTCTAAAGCCGAATCGGTGTTTTGGGTCCAGAATTTTGTGACTGCTGAAAAAATCAAGGAAAAGATTGAATCGTTAAATCGCCATTTGGCGGTGTAGACCAAAAGCCCCGAAAACAATTTTTCTCCGGCGTCTGCGTAGGGCAAATACAGGAGGGTTGTAAAGAGGACAAAAAATAGAAGTAGAACCGACTTATTTTCTTTTTTTACGAGCATGATGAAAGGTAACAGAAAGATTGCAATAAACTTTGTTAAAAAAGAAAGTACCAAAGTAAAATTTGACCACAAGAGCTGTTTTCGGGTTAA containing:
- the udk gene encoding uridine kinase, which gives rise to MKKKGILIGIAGGSGSGKTLVAETIYKDLGSDKVILLKQDSYYKDLSHLPLEKRHEKNFDHPDAIDSELLIAQVKDLLAGRTIEEPVYNFVTHSRSKETKTVGPHSMIVLDGILIFDNVELRNLMDIKVYVDTDPDIRVIRRLKRDILERGRSLESVIEQYEQSVRPMHLQFVEPSKRYADIIVPEGGYNKVAIDLIKTKIEALLNE
- a CDS encoding SRPBCC family protein, translating into MIDMTQFTATRSINAPIDLVFKTVSDINNFSKAIPDIINVEFLSDVKSGIGTRFRETRLMNGKEAMTELEVTEFVENDHVRMVTDSHGAVWDSAFTVKRVDGHTELTLVMDARPHKFMQKMMIPMIKGMISKALEKDMDAVKTYCEK
- a CDS encoding thymidine kinase; translated protein: MLNVVTKDLGWIEVITGSMFSGKSEELIRRLRRAQIAQQEVAIFKPQIDTRYSSNHIVSHNEQKIPSVAVKDVAEIFEKSKDAKVIGIDEGQFFGPELVGVCQQLAFQGKRVIVAGLDQDYLGQPFEPMPQMLAIAESITKTLAICVKCGNPANRTQRITQDKGRVLVGATDIYEARCRTCYEPPEEAE
- a CDS encoding NupC/NupG family nucleoside CNT transporter: MERLISVFGCFVLIGIAWLLSNNKRQINYRVVVWGLLLQLVFAVIILKTGPGQAVFFYAKAVITKLLSFTDIGAEFLFGNLYRGDPGVVKGLEEVSPRQGLPPGPFQLWSPETKSFVNIGISFAMHVLPTIIFFASLMSILYHIGVMQKLVQGVAWVMAKFLGTSGAESLSVASNIFVGQTEAPLVIRPFVAKMTQSELMAVMCGGFATIAGGVMAAYVRFGADAGHLMAASVMSAPAALVMAKIIFPETEQPETAGTAEISVEKNTVNVVDAAATGAADGLKLALNVGAMLLAFYALIHLLDFSFIKISSIFGLEEFGLKKMLGYAFAPLALVMGVETADVLNFGYLLGTKISLNEFVAFVQLGELKETLSPRSFTIGTYALCGFANFSSIAIQIGGIGSIAPERKGDLARLGLKAMIGGALASFLTATIAGILI